In one window of Nakamurella sp. PAMC28650 DNA:
- a CDS encoding response regulator transcription factor encodes MRLIIGEDEALLRMGLSSLLTDEGHEVVAATSNAVDLVSTTLQLRPDLVITDIRMPPNHTRDGIDAALRIRALRPGTAVLVLSQHVDSAGATDLLSSGEGRIGYLLKHRIMDIDPFLLAIEQVLAGGSVIDPEVVASMISRRRNDNPVDGLSPRRRETLALMAEGYSNSRIAEALFVTEKAVARNIASIFSTLGLPPSADDHRRVLAVIKYLNR; translated from the coding sequence ATGCGTCTAATCATCGGCGAGGACGAGGCATTGCTGAGGATGGGGCTGTCCAGTCTTCTGACCGACGAGGGCCACGAGGTCGTCGCGGCGACCAGCAACGCCGTCGACCTGGTCTCCACGACCCTGCAACTCCGGCCCGACCTCGTGATCACCGATATCCGGATGCCGCCGAATCACACGCGGGACGGTATCGACGCGGCCCTCCGAATTCGGGCACTACGCCCGGGAACTGCCGTGCTCGTACTGTCACAGCACGTGGACAGTGCGGGCGCGACCGACCTCCTGTCCAGCGGCGAGGGCCGTATCGGATACCTGCTCAAGCACCGGATCATGGACATCGATCCATTTCTGCTCGCCATCGAGCAGGTGCTGGCCGGCGGGTCCGTGATCGATCCGGAAGTCGTGGCGAGCATGATCAGTCGGCGCCGAAACGACAATCCGGTCGACGGTCTGAGTCCTCGCCGCCGGGAAACCCTCGCCCTGATGGCGGAGGGGTACAGCAACTCCCGGATCGCCGAGGCGCTGTTCGTCACCGAGAAGGCCGTGGCCCGGAACATCGCCTCGATCTTCTCGACGCTCGGGCTTCCGCCCTCCGCCGATGACCACCGGCGGGTCCTGGCCGTCATCAAATATCTGAATCGATAA
- a CDS encoding serine hydrolase, translating to MKLPHESAVFSRRVGLRAVAASSLIGLAACTSKATTGSSAAGSTPADVSAAATSPVAKSDALLSTALAPVVPTQPMLSPSQVSGVPIPAGRIDASIKQLDALAAKLMARSGVPGMAVAVVHGGKTVYAKGFGVKEIGQSGQVDANTVFQLASLSKPIGATVVARQVSKKRITWETKVVEHLPWFALADPYVTANLTIGDCYAHRSGLSGQSGDLIEDLGYDRKQVLTRLRYLPLDPFRITYNYTNWGITAGAEAAAVASGIEWEALSERDLYAPLGMTSTSSRFADYKARKNRAVGHAYVDGRFQAKYVREPDTQAPAGGVSSSVDDLGKWLALLLADGKAPAAGTDADGQFITPQALGAALTPQIVSSPPATPDARTGFYGFGFNVGVQPSGRVQFSHSGAFILGAGTNVVLLPSADIAIVTLTNAAPMGLAESLNAEFMDLVQFGSSQRDWYAGYHALLAALLVPVGALVGKVPPAAPVPAKASTRYIGRYTHDCYGPVEVVASGAALALLLGPQPVSYPMTHWSGDEFIVHFNFESTGIGSVSAVTFKLGASGPATSVLIEVLDKDKVGNFTRAGA from the coding sequence GTGAAACTTCCCCACGAATCAGCCGTATTCAGCCGGAGGGTCGGGCTGCGAGCAGTGGCCGCCTCGAGCCTGATCGGGCTCGCGGCCTGCACCTCGAAGGCCACGACGGGAAGCAGCGCCGCCGGGTCGACGCCGGCGGATGTGTCAGCGGCTGCGACGAGTCCTGTTGCGAAATCAGATGCCTTGCTCTCCACGGCACTGGCGCCTGTCGTCCCGACCCAGCCGATGCTGAGCCCGAGTCAGGTGTCCGGGGTACCGATTCCGGCCGGTCGCATCGATGCATCCATCAAGCAACTCGACGCGCTGGCCGCCAAGTTGATGGCACGGTCGGGTGTTCCCGGGATGGCGGTCGCCGTCGTACACGGCGGTAAGACGGTGTATGCAAAAGGCTTCGGTGTGAAAGAGATCGGGCAATCCGGACAAGTAGATGCGAATACCGTCTTTCAGCTTGCGTCTTTGTCGAAGCCTATCGGAGCGACCGTCGTTGCCCGTCAGGTCAGCAAGAAGCGGATCACCTGGGAGACCAAAGTGGTCGAGCATCTGCCCTGGTTCGCCCTGGCCGATCCGTACGTCACCGCCAATCTCACCATCGGCGATTGCTACGCACACCGCTCAGGACTCTCGGGCCAGTCCGGTGATCTGATCGAAGACCTCGGCTACGACCGCAAGCAGGTCCTAACGCGTCTGCGGTATCTGCCGTTGGATCCGTTTCGGATCACCTACAACTACACCAACTGGGGTATCACCGCCGGTGCGGAAGCGGCCGCTGTCGCATCCGGTATCGAGTGGGAGGCTCTTTCCGAGCGGGATCTGTATGCGCCGTTGGGGATGACATCGACCAGTTCTCGGTTCGCCGACTACAAGGCGCGGAAGAATCGCGCGGTGGGCCACGCGTACGTGGACGGCCGTTTCCAGGCGAAGTACGTGCGTGAACCTGACACGCAGGCTCCGGCGGGCGGCGTCAGCTCCTCGGTGGACGATCTCGGCAAGTGGCTGGCCCTGCTGCTCGCCGACGGCAAGGCACCCGCGGCCGGCACCGACGCCGACGGCCAGTTCATCACCCCGCAGGCTCTTGGTGCTGCGCTGACCCCGCAGATCGTCTCGTCTCCGCCCGCCACCCCGGATGCCCGCACCGGCTTTTACGGCTTCGGGTTCAACGTCGGGGTCCAGCCCTCCGGCCGCGTCCAGTTCTCCCATTCCGGGGCGTTCATCCTCGGCGCCGGCACAAATGTGGTGCTGCTGCCTTCGGCCGACATCGCCATCGTCACGCTGACCAATGCGGCACCGATGGGTCTGGCCGAATCGCTGAACGCGGAGTTCATGGATCTGGTGCAGTTCGGATCTTCGCAACGCGACTGGTATGCGGGTTATCACGCCCTTCTGGCGGCCCTGCTGGTGCCCGTCGGTGCGCTGGTCGGAAAGGTGCCGCCGGCTGCTCCGGTGCCGGCGAAGGCATCTACCCGCTATATCGGTCGTTACACCCACGACTGCTATGGCCCTGTCGAAGTGGTTGCCAGCGGCGCAGCGCTCGCGCTCCTGCTCGGTCCGCAACCCGTCAGCTATCCGATGACGCATTGGTCAGGTGACGAATTCATCGTCCATTTCAACTTCGAGTCGACCGGGATCGGCAGCGTGTCCGCAGTGACGTTCAAGCTCGGCGCCAGTGGGCCGGCCACCTCCGTCCTCATCGAGGTGCTCGACAAGGACAAGGTCGGAAACTTCACCAGAGCGGGTGCCTGA
- a CDS encoding serine hydrolase, with protein sequence MISRKAGETSTTGTLPSAEVTKLATAAAASFKLAAAPGAVVGVRTPAGSWTQVYGEADPAANAPMTVGIHTRIGSVTKTFTGTLLLQLVQARKLSLDDPISKYEPGIPNGDRITLRMLADMTSGIFSYTQSTAFTDPFFAKPQTNFTPAELVKIGVAGSPIFEPGAKFNYSNTNTILLGLVIEKVTGQSFGQVLQQMVLDPLKLTNTTWPGDSTAIPAPFARGFTLQGDTATPSKPSDATNWSSTWGWTAGQMISNISDLLTYGRALGTGQGLLDPAVQAQRLNSFPGAAGYGLALGCAGGWVGHTGELPGYNTALYYDTTTDTTVVVQTNSDIQSGNCPEKGTTLTDDPGQAVCSAPATRIFNALAVALNHPFAMS encoded by the coding sequence GTGATTTCGCGCAAGGCCGGGGAGACCTCGACGACGGGAACGCTCCCGTCGGCGGAAGTCACCAAGCTCGCTACGGCTGCTGCGGCGTCGTTCAAGTTGGCGGCGGCACCGGGCGCAGTGGTGGGCGTGCGCACCCCGGCCGGCAGCTGGACCCAGGTCTACGGAGAGGCTGATCCGGCGGCCAACGCTCCGATGACGGTGGGGATTCACACCCGCATCGGTTCGGTGACCAAGACATTCACCGGCACCCTGCTCCTGCAGCTGGTGCAGGCCAGGAAGCTGAGCCTGGACGATCCGATCAGCAAATATGAGCCAGGCATCCCCAATGGGGACCGGATCACACTGCGGATGCTTGCCGATATGACGAGCGGGATCTTCAGCTATACCCAGAGCACCGCCTTCACCGATCCGTTCTTCGCCAAACCACAGACGAACTTCACCCCGGCGGAGCTGGTGAAGATCGGTGTGGCCGGATCCCCGATCTTCGAGCCGGGTGCGAAATTCAATTACTCGAACACCAACACGATCCTGCTGGGTCTGGTGATCGAGAAGGTTACCGGGCAGAGCTTCGGGCAGGTGCTCCAGCAGATGGTGCTCGACCCGTTGAAGCTGACGAACACCACGTGGCCGGGCGATTCCACTGCGATTCCGGCGCCGTTCGCACGTGGGTTCACGCTGCAGGGGGACACCGCGACTCCCTCGAAGCCCAGTGATGCGACCAATTGGAGCTCCACGTGGGGATGGACGGCAGGCCAGATGATCTCGAACATAAGTGACCTGTTGACTTATGGTCGCGCTCTGGGCACCGGGCAGGGTCTGCTCGATCCCGCCGTGCAGGCGCAACGCCTGAACTCCTTTCCCGGCGCGGCCGGCTACGGACTGGCTTTGGGATGCGCCGGCGGATGGGTAGGCCACACCGGCGAACTCCCCGGCTACAACACAGCCTTGTACTACGACACCACCACTGACACCACCGTCGTCGTGCAGACCAATAGCGACATCCAGTCGGGCAATTGCCCGGAGAAGGGCAC